A segment of the Staphylococcus ratti genome:
ACCAAATAATTTATTATAGTATATAAGAGAAAGAGGTGACTGTAGTGAATCCATTTGATCAAGCATACCACGCATTATGTGAAGAAATTTTAGAACTTGGTCAGACAAGAGAAGATAGAACCCAAACTGGAACAATTTCAAAATTTGGCCACCAACTTAGGTTTGATTTAAATAAAGGTTTCCCACTACTAACGACTAAAAAGGTTTCGTTTAAATTAATCGCAACTGAACTCATTTGGTTTATTCGTGGAGATACAAACTTGCGCTATTTATTACAGTACAACAACAACATTTGGAATGAATGGGCGTTTGAAAAGTATGTCCAATCTAAAGATTACACTGGTCCAGATATGACTAACTTTGGTCATCGTACTCTTAAAGATCCTGAGTTTAATGCGCTTTACCAAGAAGAAATGTCAAAATTCAAACAAAACATTTTAAATGATGATGCATTCATGACAAAACATGGTAACCTTGGGAACGTATACGGAAAACAGTGGAGAGATTGGGTTGGCCCAGATGGCAAACATTATGATCAACTCGCAAACCTTATCGAAGAGATTAAAAACAATCCTCATTCAAGAAGACATATCGTTAGCGCTTGGAATCCTGCAGAAATTGAAACAATGGCATTACCACCTTGTCACACGCTTTTTCAATTTTACGTCCAAGATAACAAACTAAGTTGCCAACTTTATCAGCGTAGTGCAGATATTTTTCTAGGTGTCCCTTTCAATATCGCGAGCTATAGTTTATTGACACATTTAATCGCGAAAGAATGTGGATTAGAAGTTGGAGAATTTATTCATACTTTTGGTGATGCGCACATTTATAGTAATCATGTCGACGCCGTACAAACACAATTGTCACGTACGAGTTTTGCGCCTCCAACTCTAAAAATTAATTCAGACAAATCGATTTTTGATTTAGAATACGAAGACTTAGAAATTGTTGATTATCAAAGTCATCCAATGATTAAAGCGCCTATTGCCGTATAATAAATAGGCTCATCGCATAATATTTAAAAATCTATAACCTAATAAAGTGTACATAGGAGTGAGTAGAATGACTTTATCTATCTTAGTAGCACATGATAAAAATAGAGGTATCGGTTTTAATAACCAACTGCCTTGGCACTTACCCAATGACCTTAAGCATGTTAAAAAACTATCAACTGGCAACACTTTAGTAATGGGACGTGCGACCTATGATTCCATTGGTAAACCTTTGCCAAATCGTAAAAATGTAGTTTTAACACGAAATAAAGATTTCAAAGCAGAAGGCGTTGAAGTGATTCATGATATAAAAGAAATCGAAAAACTTGAAGGTCACGTTTTTATTTTTGGAGGACAATCTTTATTTGAAATGTTTATAGATAAAGTCGATGATATGTATATCACCGTTATCGATGATACATTTCAAGCAGATACCTTTTTCCCATCCTATACTTTTGAGGATTGGAAAATAGCATCCGCAGTTGAAGGAGAAATCGACGATAAAAATAAATATCCGCACACCTTTTTACATTTAGTTAGAAAGTAATCACCACGGAGGTTTTATAAATGCAACGTATTATAGTAACAGATTCCACATCAGATTTAGACCCGAAATATTTAGAGACCCATAATGTACATGTTGTTCCTTTAAGCGTTACCATTAATGGTAAATCTTACGTCGACCAAGAAGAGATATCTTCAGAAGCTTACGTTAATTATTTAGAGGATGACAACAACGATTTAAAAACCAGTCAACCTCCTCTAGGACGTTTTGTTGAGACGTATGAGGCATTAACAAAAGATGGCGCTGAAGTCATAAGTATCCACCTATCTTCAGGACTTAGTGGTACGTATCAAACAGCTGTTCAAGCTAGTGAAATGGTCGATGGCAAAGTTACTGTAATTGATTCGAAATCTATTACGTTTGGCTTAGGCTACCAAATTCAGCATATTATCCAATGGATTGATGAAGGTCTACCAACTGAAACGATTGTTGATAAAGTACACCATTTACAAAAGAATATCCAACTCTACGTTGTTATCGGTAAACTAGATCGCCTCATCAAAGGTGGGCGTATCAGTAAAGCAAAAGGAATGCTTGGTAACTTAATGAAAATTAAACCAGTAGGCGTTTTAATTGAAGGGAATTTGGAAATCATTCATAGTTCAAGAACGCAAGGTGCATGTGCAAAATATTTAGCCAAAGATTTAACCGCATTTTTAGGAGACAGTAAAATTAAATCTGCAGCTATCGTTCATGCAAATGCGACTGACTTTTTAGAGAAAGTCAAAGATAAAATCGGAGAAACATTCAACTTTTCAAATTTCGATACTAATTATACGACGCCTATCATTTCAACACATACTGGTCCAGGAGCTATAGGTGTCGTTGTCTTAAAAGAACAAAATTAACATTCAGGAGTGATACCATGGCATTAGCCACATTTGCCGGTGGATGTTTTTGGTGTTTAGTAAAACCTTTTGACACTTATGAAGGTGTCCTTTCTGTTACCGCTGGATATAGCGGTGGACACCGTGAACATCCTACTTACGAAGAAGTATGTTCTGATACAACGGGTCATGTTGAAGCGGTACAAATTGAATATGACCCAGAACGTATCAGTTATGAAAAAATGTTAGACATTTATTTTAAAACATTCGATCCGACTGATAATGGTGGGCAATTCTTTGATAGAGGCGAACATTATCGTCCCGTCATTTTTTTCCATAATGATGAGCAAAAGACACAAGCAATTGCAAAAATAAAAGCTTTGAATGAAGCACATATTTTCGATAAACCTGTGATTACACCTGTAGAACCATACAAAAACTTTTATCCAGCTGAAGCTTATCATCAAGATTACTATCGTAAAAATCCTGTACATTATGCACAATATCAGCTTGGATCAGGTCGTAAAGCTTTCATAGATCGACATTGGAGAGATCAAAATGATTAAAAAAGATAAAAAGGACTTAACAGACTTAGAGTACTTAGTCACACAACAAGATGGCACTGAGCCGCCATTTGAAAATGAATATTGGAACCATTATGAAAAAGGAATTTATGTAGACAAAATTTCTGGGAAGCCGCTATTTACTTCTAATGACAAGTTTGAATCGAATTGTGGTTGGCCTAGCTTTTCTAAAGCCATTAATGACGAAGAAATCATTGAGCTTGTAGACAAATCGTTTGGGATGGTTCGTACCGAAGTGCGCGCTGAAGACAGCAACAGTCATCTCGGACATGTTTTCAATGATGGTCCACGTCAACTTGGCGGTTTACGATACTGCATTAACTCAGCTGCAATTCAATTTATCCCATATGAAAAACTCGAATCACTTGGGTATGGCGACTTAATAAAGCATTTCGAACAATAAAGGAGCGATTGTGATGTTTAAGAAATTATTTAGTAAAGGCAACGAGGCAAGTAAAAATATAGAGGTTTTTTCACCTATCACAGGAGAATACGTTGAAATTGAAAACATTCCAGATCCCGTATTCGCTCAAAAAATGATGGGTGAGGGCTTTGGCGTTAAACCTACTGAAGGCGTTGTAGTGTCTCCGATTTCTGGTGTAGTGGATAACGTTTTTCCAACGAAACATGCCATTGGCTTAAAAGCAGATAATGGGCTTGAAGTGTTGGTCCATATTGGATTAGATACTGTTCAATTAAATGGAGAAGGCTTTAAAACATTTGTTGAAAGTGGTGATCATGTCAAAGTAGGCGATAAGCTCGTTGAATTCGACATTGATTATATTGATCAAAATGCAAAATCATCAATTTCTCCAATCATTATTACTAACACCGATCAAACTGAAACGCTTTCTATTAGTGATAGCACTCATGTATCTAAAGGTGAAACTAAAGTGATTGACGTCACGGTGAAATAATGAAGGATGCGTCTTTCTACCACTTCCTCCTCACTGTAAGAGGTCGTCCCAATGAAGAAGGGACTTTTGCAGAAATGGTCTACCAAGATTTAGACTTTCCTAAACAAGAATCCGACTTTGATACTCTATCTGATTATATTGAAACTGAGGGAAATTACACGTTATCTATGTCTGTCTTTGATGCATTATTTGAAGAGTACCAAGAATGGCTCCGCTTTTAATGTTGCGCTATGAAATTCGAATTCATTATCACGCACTATTATAGTGTCAAATTCAGATAAATCTCATAGTATGAACGATACGTTGCATAGTCTAAATTTGAGGAGTGATACGGCGAAATCAAATCAGTAAAAATTTGATTTCACGCTCACTCTTTTTATTTACATACAAAATGAAGGGGTGTTACAATGTTGCCTCACAAAGAAAACACAAAAACAAAAGGCAAAAAGTATCTTTCTTTATCCCAGTTTATTGTTGGGATAATTTTAACTGTCATCTTGACCACTATAGCTGTTGTAGGCGGGATGTATTTTTGGCACCAACACACTCAAGATCAAAAGGTAACCGCAAACAGTGAAAAATTGAGCAAAGTATACGAAACACTCGCAAATGATTATTATAAATCACCAAATAAAGATAAATTATTAGAAAATGCGATTAAGGGCATGACAAAAGGGTTAAATGACCCATATACTGAATATATTGCTAAAGATAAGACAAAAGCATTTAATGAAGATGTGACAGGCGACTTTGTAGGAATTGGCGCAGAGATGCAACAAAAAGGGGACCATATCATGATTACGAGTCCAATGAAAGCCTCCCCTGCAGAAAAAGCCGGTCTTAAGCCAAAAGATATTTTGAAAGCCATCGATGGCAAATCTGTAAAAGGGAAATCTCTGAATGAGATCATTCCTAATATCCGTGGTGAAAAAGGCACAAACGTCACATTAACCATTGAAAGAGGATCAGAAACAAAAGACTTTACTGTAACACGCGACACTATTCATGTCAAAAGTGTTGAAGTTGAGCAAAAAGACAAAATAACTGTATTTAAAGTCAACAAATTCCAAGAAGGTACTTCTGCAGAATTGAAATCAGCGATTCAAAAAGCGCA
Coding sequences within it:
- the msrA gene encoding peptide-methionine (S)-S-oxide reductase MsrA; protein product: MALATFAGGCFWCLVKPFDTYEGVLSVTAGYSGGHREHPTYEEVCSDTTGHVEAVQIEYDPERISYEKMLDIYFKTFDPTDNGGQFFDRGEHYRPVIFFHNDEQKTQAIAKIKALNEAHIFDKPVITPVEPYKNFYPAEAYHQDYYRKNPVHYAQYQLGSGRKAFIDRHWRDQND
- a CDS encoding DegV family protein, producing the protein MQRIIVTDSTSDLDPKYLETHNVHVVPLSVTINGKSYVDQEEISSEAYVNYLEDDNNDLKTSQPPLGRFVETYEALTKDGAEVISIHLSSGLSGTYQTAVQASEMVDGKVTVIDSKSITFGLGYQIQHIIQWIDEGLPTETIVDKVHHLQKNIQLYVVIGKLDRLIKGGRISKAKGMLGNLMKIKPVGVLIEGNLEIIHSSRTQGACAKYLAKDLTAFLGDSKIKSAAIVHANATDFLEKVKDKIGETFNFSNFDTNYTTPIISTHTGPGAIGVVVLKEQN
- a CDS encoding thymidylate synthase, with amino-acid sequence MTVVNPFDQAYHALCEEILELGQTREDRTQTGTISKFGHQLRFDLNKGFPLLTTKKVSFKLIATELIWFIRGDTNLRYLLQYNNNIWNEWAFEKYVQSKDYTGPDMTNFGHRTLKDPEFNALYQEEMSKFKQNILNDDAFMTKHGNLGNVYGKQWRDWVGPDGKHYDQLANLIEEIKNNPHSRRHIVSAWNPAEIETMALPPCHTLFQFYVQDNKLSCQLYQRSADIFLGVPFNIASYSLLTHLIAKECGLEVGEFIHTFGDAHIYSNHVDAVQTQLSRTSFAPPTLKINSDKSIFDLEYEDLEIVDYQSHPMIKAPIAV
- a CDS encoding YozE family protein codes for the protein MKDASFYHFLLTVRGRPNEEGTFAEMVYQDLDFPKQESDFDTLSDYIETEGNYTLSMSVFDALFEEYQEWLRF
- the msrB gene encoding peptide-methionine (R)-S-oxide reductase MsrB gives rise to the protein MIKKDKKDLTDLEYLVTQQDGTEPPFENEYWNHYEKGIYVDKISGKPLFTSNDKFESNCGWPSFSKAINDEEIIELVDKSFGMVRTEVRAEDSNSHLGHVFNDGPRQLGGLRYCINSAAIQFIPYEKLESLGYGDLIKHFEQ
- a CDS encoding dihydrofolate reductase; protein product: MTLSILVAHDKNRGIGFNNQLPWHLPNDLKHVKKLSTGNTLVMGRATYDSIGKPLPNRKNVVLTRNKDFKAEGVEVIHDIKEIEKLEGHVFIFGGQSLFEMFIDKVDDMYITVIDDTFQADTFFPSYTFEDWKIASAVEGEIDDKNKYPHTFLHLVRK
- a CDS encoding PTS sugar transporter subunit IIA, coding for MFKKLFSKGNEASKNIEVFSPITGEYVEIENIPDPVFAQKMMGEGFGVKPTEGVVVSPISGVVDNVFPTKHAIGLKADNGLEVLVHIGLDTVQLNGEGFKTFVESGDHVKVGDKLVEFDIDYIDQNAKSSISPIIITNTDQTETLSISDSTHVSKGETKVIDVTVK